From a region of the Helianthus annuus cultivar XRQ/B chromosome 5, HanXRQr2.0-SUNRISE, whole genome shotgun sequence genome:
- the LOC110869465 gene encoding diacylglycerol kinase 5 produces MAGHIWNIAQLAQVSILKKPGLWEPLNIPPTIRSIICLNLPSFSGGLNPWGMPSKRRLSGKEWTFPYVDDGFLEIVGFRNAWHGAVLYAPAGHGTRLAQARGIRFEFRKRATDHTFMRMDGEPWKQPLPNENDTVTIEISCSGQVSMLATGNHPSKSVNDPSTPRTPKDNECDSDEEEAVEDISEAQKKFGAANSFQLPEDFHISQVS; encoded by the exons ATGGCTGGACACATTTG GAATATAGCACAACTGGCTCAGGTTTCTATCTTGAAAAAGCCAGGCCTGTGGGAACCCCTCAACATACCTCCCAC CATACGGTCAATTATTTGCCTCAACTTGCCTAGCTTTTCCGGTGGACTTAATCCATGGGGCATGCCAAGCAAAAGGAGACTCAGTGGG AAAGAATGGACATTTCCGTATGTTGATGATGGATTTCTCGAGATTGTTGGATTCCGAAATGCTTGGCATGGCGCTGTTTTATACGCTCCAGCTGGACACGGGACCCGTCTTGCACAG GCTAGAGGAATCCGTTTCGAATTTCGTAAGCGTGCAACTGACCATACATTCATGAGGATGGACGGGGAGCCATGGAAACAACCTCTGCCTAACGAAAACGACACTGTTACTATAGAGATTTCATGTTCTGGTCAAGTGAGCATGCTAGCAACCGGAAACCACCCATCCAAAAGTGTGAATGACCCTTCTACCCCTCGCACGCCTAAGGATAACGAGTGTGACAGTGATGAAGAAGAGGCTGTTGAAGACATATCCGAAGCACAAAAAAAGTTTG
- the LOC110942040 gene encoding diacylglycerol kinase 5-like, producing the protein MAKDLKVRSDSQETVTCDPEDDSLKDFLIPDYLLLYGSEVKQPSRAPASPVVVFVNSRSGGQLGGELLISYQTLLNKNQVFDLNENAPDKVLHQLYFNIEKLKHDGDSLAPEIQKKLRIIVAGGDGTAGWILGVISDLNLAQPPPVATVPLGTGNNLPFAFGWGKKNPGTDLESVKMFLNLVKDAKEMKVDSWHVLMRMKVPGDAGACDPIPPLDLPHSLHAVHRDSKSDEDGYRTFRGGFWNYFSMGMDAQVSYGFHTERKLHPEKFKNQASNQSAYAKLTCSQGWFWASLSHPSTWNIAQLAQVSILKKPGLWEPLNIPPTIRSIICLNLPSFSGGLNPWGMPSKRRLSGKEWTFPYVDDGFLEIVGFRNAWHGAVLYAPAGHGTRLAQARGIRFEFRKRATDHTFMRMDGEPWKQPLPKENDTVTIEISCSGQVSMLATGNHPSKSVNDPSTPRTPKDNECDSDEEEAVEDISEAQKKFGAANSFQLPEDFHISQVS; encoded by the exons ATGGCTAAGGATTTGAAGGTTCGATCGGACAG TCAAGAAACAGTAACTTGTGATCCTGAGGATGACAGCTTAAAGGACTTTTTGATACCGGATTACCTGTTGTTATATGGATCGGAAGTCAAACAGCCGTCGCGTGCTCCTGCTTCTCCGGTGGTAGtttttgttaattcgagaagcggtGGTCAGCTTGGTGGAGAGCTTTTGATCAGCTACCAAACGCTCCTGAACAAAAATCAG GTATTTGATTTGAATGAAAATGCTCCGGATAAGGTGCTACACCAGTTATATTTTAATATAGAGAAACTTAAGCATGATGGAGATTCGTTGGCCCCTGAGATTCAGAAGAAGTTAAGGATTATA GTTGCAGGTGGTGACGGAACTGCCGGTTGGATTCTTGGAGTGATATCTGATCTAAACTTAGCTCAGCCGCCTCCGGTCGCCACAGTGCCGCTAGGAACTGGAAACAATCTCCCATTTGCGTTCGGTTGG GGGAAGAAAAACCCTGGCACTGACCTTGAATCTGTGAAGATGTTTCTGAATTTAGTGAAAGATGCTAAAGAGATGAAGGTTGATAG CTGGCATGTTCTCATGCGAATGAAAGTTCCAGGAGACGCAGGTGCCTGTGACCCGATACCACCTTTGGACCTACCGCACTCTTTGCATGCAGTCCACCGTGACTCCAAATCAGATGAG GATGGGTACCGCACATTTCGTGGAGGATTTTGGAACTACTTTAGTATGG GAATGGATGCTCAAGTGTCATACGGGTTTCATACAGAAAGAAAATTACACcccgaaaaatttaaaaatcaggCGTCTAACCAG AGCGCGTATGCAAAGCTCACATGTTCACAAGGATGGTTTTGGGCTTCACTTTCTCATCCATCTACATG GAATATAGCACAACTGGCTCAGGTTTCTATCTTGAAAAAGCCAGGTCTGTGGGAACCCCTCAACATACCTCCCAC CATACGGTCAATTATTTGCCTCAACTTGCCTAGCTTTTCCGGTGGACTTAATCCATGGGGCATGCCAAGCAAAAGGAGACTCAGTGGG AAAGAATGGACATTTCCGTATGTTGATGATGGATTTCTCGAGATTGTTGGATTCCGAAATGCTTGGCATGGCGCTGTTTTATACGCTCCAGCTGGACACGGGACCCGTCTTGCACAG GCTAGAGGAATCCGTTTCGAATTTCGTAAGCGTGCAACTGACCATACATTCATGAGGATGGACGGGGAGCCATGGAAACAACCTCTGCCTAAGGAAAACGACACTGTTACTATAGAGATTTCATGTTCTGGTCAAGTGAGCATGCTAGCAACCGGAAACCACCCATCCAAAAGTGTGAATGACCCTTCTACCCCTCGCACGCCTAAGGATAACGAGTgtgatagtgatgaagaagaGGCTGTTGAAGACATATCCGAAGCACAAAAAAAGTTTGGTGCAGCTAACAGTTTCCAGTTGCCTGAAGACTTTCATATATCTCAAGTGAGTTAG